GTAGTAGTATTAATCCTGTAAGagactgcatgaatttaagttcttgtattaacaaatgaaaattttttatgagttttaaatagtttgtaaatgatgtaacagggttgaacTGGGCTCTCATAATTTTAGTTTATGATAATTACTGGGTTAAGTTGACATGAAATAAAatcataacagtttaatttaaattattttatatgcatatttggcctaaaattgtgggcctggtaatgagttgaggaatagttaggcttactacgggtttcgggagctttaggctggcccaggtcctagtgccggtctggcccataagttgggtcgtgacaaatgcacCATTGTGGTGCTATTTTATTATCCCAAGAACATGGATAATATCAATTTCTAATTATTATTTTgtgtatattaaattttaatcatGTCATAGAATATCAAATGAAATAATAATAGGGAAGGAAGAGTATGAATTTCACACACCAAGCCATGTTAGGCAATAAGGTAATATTTAGTGTTTTTACCTTCCTAGCTTTTAGAAGTCAATGAAGCATTTTTACTATAGCCAGCAAAATATTATCATATtaccattatttttatatttaacagttAATTGAATAaccatttttataaaatatttatattttaaatcattATATAAATAACTAATCACTAATAACTAACAGTTATATAATAGCTAATAGTTAATGGAGTAGCTAATATTATCAAACATGACTTAAATTAATTTTGTACGTAATAGATGTTTGTGATAAATGCCAAAATCAATTGGTTAAATCAAATAACAACAAAATTAAACTTGCTTAGGTGGTATTTATATTAGAGGTTCGGATAGTTGATGGAGGTTTCATATCCAATAGCTACTCTAAACTCATTTAGTAAATGTACCAAACAATTACTATTCAACTGACACATTTTGATTGTTGCATTTGAAAAAAATGCGAAATTAGAGTTATTCTCAATCAATTATTATTGTTTGAAAATAAAAATACCAATTTaccattttttataatatatttatatattactaGGAATATatattattcatatttttatattatttaaattttattatctattttaataataaaataaatatgatgtaataaataaaaaattatatatttatttgaataattaattaaaatataatataataaattaataattatacattaattttaatgtatatatataaacatatatttttattaatcattGTACATATTAATAATagtaatttgataaaattttattaaatatttaatataaattaataattaattatatttaatagctAAATCAAATTAATGAGCAGGTAAAGCCAAAAATTGGCAAGAACTATAATGGGGCAAATTAGCTGTAATCAATCCATCGATTCCCATCCCACAAAAGATTAGGTCCAAAGCAAAGACTTTCTCATTAAAGACCACAAGAAGACGAATTTTCTAACGAgtctaccttttttttttattttttattttagctGATCATTAcacaatataaatttatttagtaagataaattataagttaaaattctaagttttaaatatatttttaatattataagcatatttttattaaatttataatttaaatacttaagaatataatataaattaattttaataaataataataatatattattattagagTGGATGTTAGATTTAGAGATTAAGATTGGGAGACATTATTCATAACCGAATTTGCATAATATCATATCAAGTTAGTGTCGAGAAATATTAATTCGGTGCATGATAAATCAGATTAGATTCGAAAACCATTGTAATTCATAAAGTTTAGCATAATTCAAATATGGTTCGATTTATTATAAGAATAATTAAAaggattttttattatatatttaataaaattgagTTGGACCGATCTCTGTACTTAAGCCCAATTCATACCAGCCAGGTTGAGACCGGGGGCCATGATCAGGTGTACTCCTAACACAGAAAGCTTGAATTATCCTCAATTGCTTCTGGGCCGGTGGAGCTTGGCTGAGCTTGAaatcaatcaaattaaaattttatatttaacgaGAAAGAAAATCCTCGCACGCGGTACTCACGtgacttttataaaatttttgtcaGCATTTAACGGTTCGCGACTGCGAATGTTATGTAGAATCAAATTCAAAATTTGCTTGTCCTTGTACGAATTGTTTGGATACAAGGAGAACCTTAAACCCGACAGGTTCCTCTTAATTTCAGGTTTGATTTTCAATCAAACTCTATTCCCGCCCATCTCATGCTCTATCTCTCCGCCTCATTTTTGACCAATCAAACTTTCTCTTCCTCACTGTAATCAAATCCAAACTAAGACcacctctctccttctctctctcggCTGGTGACCTCTCAAAACGCAGCCTGATCTTCGACTTTTTATCCAAATCGACACCCTAGGGAGCCAACTCGGTCACCATGAATCATTTCCACATATACGAAGTAATTGGCCGTGGCAAATGCTCGGTAACAACTTCACTGGAGCTTGCTTCAATTTTCAAATATGCAAACGTTAATTCTCTTTCTTTTTAATCCTTGATTTCTATTGTGGAGTTTATGCTCAGGCTGTGTATaaagggaggaagaagaagaccattGAGTATTTCGCTATTAAGAGTGTTGATAAGTCGCAGAAGAGCAAGGTTCTACAAGAAGTAAGGATCTCTTGTTGTGCTTGGTGATTTGATTCATGTTACTCGACGTGATTTCATTTCTGATGGCGGAATTGATTATTTAACGGGTTAATCAGTGGGTTAAGTTCACATTTCAATTTGCTGCGTGTTTTCAATTAAGCATGAGATTTTATATTGCGTGTTTTCTTTCCTACTCAAAATAATTTTGAACTTGGGATCTTAGGTACCACAGACATATGACTAATTTTTTTTAGTGATCAGCACATGAACAGGAGAGAAATATTTGGTACGTTTGGAATAGTAGTATATTCATGTTTCAGTTGCCTAAACACTAAACAGGAAATAGTTAGTGAGCGTATACCTTTAGCTCTATGAGTTACTTGCAGTATGAATGAGTTTGGTACCGTTACCCATTTTTCAGAAACATTCTCTACTATACTGTAGTTTGGTCCCGAAAGGTCATAGGACAATGACTTTTAGCTTGGGTTGCACAAAGAAGAAACCTTTTCATatgtatatatgtgtgtgtgtgtgctctTTTACTTTCACCGATTGTTGGGAAATAGAGCAATGAACCAACTGCATGCATTCTTTTAGGAAACATGCTTTAAAAAGAATATTAATTAGTATTTTATCTATTGATTACCTTTTATTGTCATTAATTGCAGGTTAGGATTCTTCACTCCTTAGATCATCCAAATGTATTAAAATTTTACTCCTGGTAAGTGTTGCAATATCTGGTATTGTTGTTCAGATGTGCATTCTTAAAACTACAGTTGAAGACCTTATTCTTCTTCTGGCTCGCTTTATTGGTTTGCTTACATCCCTGCTGTGTACACTAGGTACGAAACTTCAGCTCACTTGTGGTTAGTTTTGGAATATTGTGTTGGTGGAGATCTTATGACCTTATTGAGACAGGTAACAACCTCTTAATACTTATGGTAGCCTTGCTTTTATTTGATAACTGTGTATCATTCTTTTGCTGGAAGTGAACTGTGGAATATTTTTTTTACCAAGTTCATTGTTGTGAAACATGTAATGATGTAATGGGTAATTTCATTTGTGGCTCTGTTTAGATATATAATGCAGAGAGTGGATATTGCCATGAGTCACTGCATCAGTGTTTCCAAGACTGCGATGTGTTGTCCAGTGCTAGTGTGCAACAgctttttgaattttaaaatgcGATGTAAACGTGAATGGATTGCAACATTATTGTTGTCCATCCTGAATAGGACATTGTAAAATTTTGCTTCTGGAGCAACTGCTAATTAgtcttttaaaaatattttctggtCTGACTTTATTCTGCTTGTCACCAAACTAGTTGCATAATCAACAGTCATTTGTCAAAACTCGAATGTGAATTTTTTGCTGAATATTGTTTTCCTCCATTAGCCCTTAAGGTTTCAAAATATGCTGCAATTTTCATTGGCAACATGACATTTCCTGTGAGATTGGTATAACCTTCTTCAAACTTTGAACTGGCACTCAAGCTAATTTGCTAAAAGCAAAAAGCCTTGTCCCTCTAGAATCATTTGGATATCATATACAAAAATCCTTGGTGACAAAATATTGAAGTTGTAGTTGTCATTGTTGCAAAAGATAGTGGTTGTATATTCTGTGTACATGTTACTTTCCCATCTTAAGATTCTGCTTCAGATTTACTTGTACAGAAATTGAGCAAAGTAGTCACTGCTGTGCACATCTGATGCATGTTTATGATTGCACAATGATAATTCATGGTTAAATTGCAGGACAGTCAGCTACCTGAAGACTCCATTCATGATCTTGCACGTGATTTAGTTAGAGCTTTGCAGTAAGAAATACTTTTTCAGTTTTATTTATCTATTTCTACATAATGTCAATAGTCTTAtttttttcagtttttatactgaCGAGATCACTATTTTTAGGTTTCTACACTCAAAGGGAATCATTTACTGTGATCTGAAACCATCAAACATTCTCTTAGATGAGAATGGACGCACAAAGGTACTtatgcaatttttcagtttcatgtATGGTCTTgttattgtaattttttttcctATCTATATGAACTAGTTTTCTTGTATGCTTATGCAATGCAGCTATGTGATTTTGGATTGGCAAGAAAATTGAGTGAGATATCTAAAACTCCTTCATCCAAGGTAAGTTGTTCTAACTGTTGCAGTATTTTTCACACCATAATCATGACTTTTTAAATTAGTGATCACTTGTTAAGTTTATCATGTTATTCTTTCTATGATTAAAATTGTTTACAACAGTAACTTTGCTTTTATGTACTTTTTTAGTTGCCCCAAGCAAAACGTGGAACACCCTGTTATATGGCTCCTGAACTATTTGAGGATGGAGGTGTCCATTCCTATGCATCTGATTTTTGGGCCCTAGGTTGTGTACTGTATGAGTGCTATGCAGGGAGGCCACCCTTTGTGGGTAGGGAGTTCACTCAGCTAGTGAAATCTATCCTATCAGATCCAACCCCACCCCTTCCTGGCAATCCAAGCAATCCTTTTGCCAACCTAATCAATTCTCTCTTGGTGAAAGATCCAGCTGAAAGAATACAATGGTCTGAGCTTTGTGGACATGCTTTCTGGAGAACTAAATTCGCTCCAGTGTCCTTGCCTCCTCAACCTGCTTTTGATAATATGATAGAACTTCATACTAAGCCATGCCTCTCAGAACGTAATGGAGATGGATCTTTACAAAACAAAACCCCTCCTAAACATCGTGAAAAGGATTCGAAAGGGACACCAAAACCTGATGATAATTCAATATTAGGATCAAAAGGTCATGAGACCCCTGTAAAGGGTATGCTGAGTGGCAGAAAAGTTCAAACAAAGGCCTCGGGCAGAGTGGTTGAAGAGAAGCTGAGAGATCCTTCTAGTGCTAGTAGGGGTGTTAATCTCTTAAGGCTGTCAAGAATAGCAAAATCAAACTTAAAGAGAGAGAATGAAAAGGAAAACTACAGGAGACCCATGCCTAATAGTTCTGAAAATGACGCTGAGGTTAAAATTGAGAACACCGATATGGAACTTGATTTCAATGAGAACACCGAAGATGATGAACCTGATGGAACTGAAAACCCTGGCAGTCTACCTGAAGATGTGGACAATAACATACATCAATTGGAGACCTTACCTGTGGTTAACATGCCTGCCTCAGATGAATTGAGAGCAAATGATCAAGAATCATCTTCGGAGCATGTTGACATGACCGCTACCCCACTCAGTGCCAGTCATCAGGTCAAAACTCAGAGAGCTAAGGAAGGTCTAGGAGCCACTGATTTTGATTCTTCAAAATCACCCAATAACCTTTCAGAAGTCCTTTGGCATCCATCTGATCTTTCAGTCAGACCTGTGATGCCCAGCAGAAAAGCTGATAAAGCGTCAGAGGTAATTCCTTCTCTTCCATTTGAAGCACTGCAACCATCTGATTTTGGGAAAATGTCTAAGGAGCAGCTGGATGCACTCAACAATAGAATTATATCCATTTTTAGTGGGAACACTAGCATTGGGGAGAAGCAGAATCTGATTAGATACCTTGAGATGTTGAGCAGTAATGCTGATGCAGCCAATATCCTAACAAATGGTCCAATAATGCTTATGGTCGTTAAAATGCTCCGGATGTCCAAGGCTTCAGCTTTGCGTGCTCAACTTGCTTCACTTATTGGCTTGTTGATTCGTCACTCTACTTTTATTGAAGATGATTTGGCCAATTCTGGAATTTTAGGGTCGCTTACTGATGGCCTCAGGGACAAGCAGGAAAAAGTAAGGAGGTTTTCCATGGCTGCTTTAGGTGAGTTGCTGTTTTATATATCCACCCAGAATGAGCAGAGCAGAGACAACAATCCACCTGAATCTCCATCAAAGGATAATCGTTCCACATATGGATGGCAGGTTGGCTTTCTAACTAGATGTCACAGTTGTCTGTGTACCAGATTATTTGATGATTGATTCATCTTTCTAAATTCTATAAATTATCTGTTAAAATCTTTCAGTAGAGTCTGTTAAgtgaaactttttttttaattgcagCCATCAATTGAATTTCAAAAGTAATGCTTGTAGGATAGCATTGAGTCCTTTAAACATTTTTTCATGCTCTTCTTTGACTTGATTCATGTTCATTATCATATAAAATCTTTTTAATGGATGCAGGTTCCAAACTCGTTGATTTCATTGGTATCATCTGTCCTACGGAAAGGAGAAGATGATATAACTCAACTTTATGCATTGAGGACAATTGAAAACATTTGCAGTCAAGGAGGACATTGGGCAGCTCGTTTCACCAGTTCAGATGTGATCAATAACCTGTGTTATATATATAGAGCAACAGGGAAACAAGAGAGCATCAGGCTTACTGCAGGATCATGTTTGGTTCGTTTGGCGCGATTCAATCCTCCTACCATCCAGTCAATTCTAGAAAAACTTTCTTTCAAAGACACAGCAGCTGCCCTTGTTAAGGGCAGTCCACGTGAGCAGCAAATATGTTTGAACCTCTTAAATATGGCTATGGTTGGAAGCCATGTGTTCACAAATATTGGGCGACACCTCTTATCGTTGGCAGAGGATAAGAATCTGGTTCCAAATCTTTTATCTCTCACTGAGCAAGGTAGCGAAATTTTGAGGGGAAAGGCACTTCTTTTTATGGCTCTTCTTTGCAAGAATGGTCGGAGATGGGTACCACACTTTTTTTGCAATCCAAGACTACTTTCTTCTGTGGACAGGCTGGCAAAAGAGAAGGACAGCTATTTGCAGCAGTGTTTAGGTGCATTTGTGCGCATTGTGGCAGCTACTGTCCCAAGCTTACTGGATATTATAACTGCAGATATTCAGCAGATGATGGGAGGAAGGCGCCATGGGCAGATCTCTGCCATTAGCAGTCGTGTTGCTCCAAAGACCAATATTCATTTGTTCCCAGTTCTTCATCTTCTTGGGAGCTCATCTTTTAAGCGCAAGGTGGTGAATCATCAAATTCTGCAGCAACTGGCAAATTTGGTGAAGGTTCTGGAGACACCATTCCAGGTGAATAACTGCATGCGAATGACTTTTGTGAtcttaattcatctcaaatatTTGGCTTCATGGTTTATTGGTTGGTTCTTTTGAGCTGCATTTGAGTATTTAATAATTGGTAAAATTAGTTACTTGGCTGGATTTCCCAACCTGGCAGTCAATTGAAACCAGGCTTATGATGTGTGATTAATTTTGGCCAGGTAAAATTATGGTTTTGAGGCAGTTATTATGGTCTACTCAGGTGGCAATCTGTTGCACATGGCACATACagtgtataaatatatatatttttatgaatttaGTGCTTATTTAGGACAACCTTATCTGAGTAGGAAAATATTTATCTTTGGTAGTGCAAATTAGTGTTTTTACTGGTAAAGTGCCTGGGCAAGTCATAGGCCCTACGTAAAAATTTCTTTGCTAAATAAGTCACTAACTATGCATATGTTCACATGTAGTAGGCTTTCTAGTTCTTTTGTGGATTGACAATGCCACAACATCTTTTTATTTGTTGCATAAAACCTCTTAAGTATTAGTTGTCCAGATGGTGCATTTCTTTCTAGGAAGGAGGGACAAATGGGTTTATATACTGATCAATGTTTTCCTGTATTCTTCAGGGAAGAGATGACTTCCAGATAACTCTTCTTCGAGTTCTGGAGTCTGTTGCAGAGGAGTCGCCTTTAATTCTTGAAAGCTGTGATATCTTTATTGGTGAAATTCTCCCAAGTCTTGCCATCCTGTATAAGGGAAATAAGGATGGTGATGCCAGATTTTTATGCCTGAAAATCCTGT
The Hevea brasiliensis isolate MT/VB/25A 57/8 chromosome 15, ASM3005281v1, whole genome shotgun sequence genome window above contains:
- the LOC110647456 gene encoding serine/threonine-protein kinase RUNKEL, with product MNHFHIYEVIGRGKCSAVYKGRKKKTIEYFAIKSVDKSQKSKVLQEVRILHSLDHPNVLKFYSWYETSAHLWLVLEYCVGGDLMTLLRQDSQLPEDSIHDLARDLVRALQFLHSKGIIYCDLKPSNILLDENGRTKLCDFGLARKLSEISKTPSSKLPQAKRGTPCYMAPELFEDGGVHSYASDFWALGCVLYECYAGRPPFVGREFTQLVKSILSDPTPPLPGNPSNPFANLINSLLVKDPAERIQWSELCGHAFWRTKFAPVSLPPQPAFDNMIELHTKPCLSERNGDGSLQNKTPPKHREKDSKGTPKPDDNSILGSKGHETPVKGMLSGRKVQTKASGRVVEEKLRDPSSASRGVNLLRLSRIAKSNLKRENEKENYRRPMPNSSENDAEVKIENTDMELDFNENTEDDEPDGTENPGSLPEDVDNNIHQLETLPVVNMPASDELRANDQESSSEHVDMTATPLSASHQVKTQRAKEGLGATDFDSSKSPNNLSEVLWHPSDLSVRPVMPSRKADKASEVIPSLPFEALQPSDFGKMSKEQLDALNNRIISIFSGNTSIGEKQNLIRYLEMLSSNADAANILTNGPIMLMVVKMLRMSKASALRAQLASLIGLLIRHSTFIEDDLANSGILGSLTDGLRDKQEKVRRFSMAALGELLFYISTQNEQSRDNNPPESPSKDNRSTYGWQVPNSLISLVSSVLRKGEDDITQLYALRTIENICSQGGHWAARFTSSDVINNLCYIYRATGKQESIRLTAGSCLVRLARFNPPTIQSILEKLSFKDTAAALVKGSPREQQICLNLLNMAMVGSHVFTNIGRHLLSLAEDKNLVPNLLSLTEQGSEILRGKALLFMALLCKNGRRWVPHFFCNPRLLSSVDRLAKEKDSYLQQCLGAFVRIVAATVPSLLDIITADIQQMMGGRRHGQISAISSRVAPKTNIHLFPVLHLLGSSSFKRKVVNHQILQQLANLVKVLETPFQGRDDFQITLLRVLESVAEESPLILESCDIFIGEILPSLAILYKGNKDGDARFLCLKILFDVMVIFLNEPFDDEQRSQALKAISNIHFLPLYPTLIEDEDPIPMYAQKLLVMLIEFDYIKISDILHLKTVSQCFEFLLGDFSSANVNNVKLCLALASAPEMDSKLLSQLKVVRKVGNLLEFVYAKDMEDFLEPTLGLCRAFLLCSVGRKRGLAYRQEPALLNDVSSEASGLVDQQQCIRDIMEFGGNLGVLLELSGSFESNVADIASECVVLLLKAAPREATTGFLTNLPKVSSILESWRKGVPHLLLRRILHGLGYSCRRYLSHAMILSISIPEVSRIEAIILELKNSSIADLANAALVVASELHRLPRCI